The proteins below come from a single Parazoarcus communis genomic window:
- a CDS encoding YeaH/YhbH family protein, with translation MVRIIDRRFDSKKKSAVNRQRFVRRFKQQIRRAVSDAIDGRSIRDLDNGESVSIPTKDLSEPHFQNGKGGIWEQVFPGNDQFSSGDQIRRPQGGAGGSGGGGKAGNEGESEDDFVFQLSRDEFLDIFFDDLALPNLIRTQLARVTDFKSQRAGFTSSGVPANINIVRSMRGALGRRLALGSPYRARYRELQQELDEAIAELGEDSERVRELREELGKLRARIDAIPFIDSFDLRYNNRIRIPQPTTQAVMFCVMDVSGSMDEEKKATAKRFFMLLYLFLNRTYEHIEVVFIRHHTIAKETDEDEFFHSRESGGTVVSSALELMRDIIRARYAGGQWNVYGAQASDGDNWDNDSPICRKILDDEILPWCQYFAYIEITPGEPQNLWREYEKLHASSKNFAMQRIESPADIYPVFRELFKKSLA, from the coding sequence ATGGTCCGCATCATCGATCGGCGCTTCGACAGCAAGAAAAAGAGTGCGGTTAATCGCCAGCGTTTCGTGCGCCGCTTCAAGCAGCAGATTCGGCGCGCAGTATCCGACGCAATAGATGGCCGCTCCATTCGCGACCTGGACAACGGCGAAAGTGTTTCCATCCCGACCAAGGATCTGTCCGAACCTCATTTCCAGAATGGCAAGGGCGGAATCTGGGAGCAGGTTTTCCCCGGCAACGACCAGTTTTCCAGCGGAGACCAGATCAGGCGGCCGCAAGGCGGCGCCGGCGGCTCGGGCGGCGGAGGCAAGGCCGGGAACGAGGGCGAAAGCGAAGACGATTTTGTCTTTCAGCTCTCGCGTGACGAATTTCTCGACATCTTTTTCGACGACCTCGCCCTGCCCAACCTGATTCGCACCCAGCTCGCCCGGGTCACTGACTTCAAGTCCCAACGCGCCGGTTTTACATCGAGCGGCGTGCCGGCCAACATCAATATCGTGCGCTCCATGCGCGGTGCGCTGGGTCGTCGCCTGGCGCTGGGGTCGCCCTATCGGGCCCGTTATCGCGAATTGCAGCAGGAACTCGACGAAGCCATCGCGGAGCTGGGCGAAGACAGCGAGCGTGTGCGCGAGTTGCGTGAGGAACTCGGCAAACTGCGCGCGCGCATCGATGCAATCCCCTTCATCGACAGCTTCGACCTGCGCTACAACAACCGTATCCGAATTCCGCAGCCCACCACCCAGGCGGTCATGTTCTGCGTGATGGACGTGTCCGGTTCGATGGACGAGGAGAAGAAGGCCACGGCGAAGCGCTTCTTCATGCTGCTCTACCTCTTCCTCAATCGAACTTACGAACACATCGAGGTGGTCTTCATCCGTCACCACACCATCGCCAAGGAGACCGACGAGGACGAGTTCTTCCACTCACGCGAATCCGGTGGCACGGTGGTGTCGAGCGCGCTCGAACTGATGCGCGACATCATTCGAGCGCGCTACGCAGGCGGTCAGTGGAACGTCTATGGCGCCCAGGCTTCGGATGGCGACAACTGGGACAACGACTCGCCCATCTGCCGCAAGATTCTCGACGACGAGATCCTGCCGTGGTGTCAGTACTTCGCCTACATCGAAATCACCCCGGGCGAACCCCAGAACCTGTGGCGCGAGTACGAAAAGCTGCACGCCAGCAGCAAGAACTTCGCCATGCAGCGCATCGAGTCGCCGGCAGACATCTATCCGGTTTTCCGCGAACTTTTCAAAAAGAGCCTCGCATGA
- a CDS encoding SpoVR family protein — MKPALKKRIPLPAGSEWTFESIERYHTEIARVAKGYGLDTYPVQIEVITAEQMMDAYASVGMPVNYHHWSFGKQFLSTEKGYRRGQMGLAYEIVINSNPCIAYLMEENTLPMQGLVIAHAAYGHNSFFKGNYLFRTWTNADAIIDYLIFARNYIAQCEERHGVEDVELLLDSCHALMNLGVDRYKRPPKLSMAKEKLRQEEREEYLQTQVNDLWRTLPAHDVRSDGRKERRFPEEPEENLLYFIEKNAPLLEPWQREVVRIVRKIAQYFFPQRQTQVMNEGWATYWHYTLLNTLYDEDLLADSFMLEFLQSHTNVVYQPPYNVRWYNGINPYALGFAMWTDIRRICEHPTDEDRQWFPDIAGSDWRETFDFAMRNFKDESFVAQYLSPKVMRDFRMFAIFDDEREDKLKVSAIHDDAGFRHVREILSEHYNLGSREPNIQVWNVDLRGDRSLTLRHQRWQGRPLAENAEEVVKHIARLWGFTVRLESANDAGEVELLHETRLEKRKAGN; from the coding sequence ATGAAACCTGCCCTGAAGAAACGCATCCCCCTGCCCGCAGGTTCGGAATGGACCTTCGAGAGCATCGAGCGCTACCACACCGAGATCGCCCGCGTCGCCAAAGGCTATGGTCTCGATACCTACCCGGTACAGATCGAGGTCATCACCGCCGAGCAAATGATGGACGCGTACGCCTCGGTCGGCATGCCGGTCAACTACCACCACTGGTCATTCGGCAAGCAGTTTCTGAGCACGGAGAAAGGTTACCGTCGCGGCCAGATGGGTCTGGCATACGAGATCGTCATCAACTCCAACCCCTGCATCGCCTACCTGATGGAGGAGAACACCCTGCCGATGCAGGGGCTGGTGATTGCACACGCCGCATACGGCCACAACAGTTTCTTCAAGGGCAATTACCTGTTCCGCACCTGGACCAATGCGGACGCAATCATCGATTACCTGATCTTTGCCCGGAACTACATCGCCCAGTGTGAAGAGCGCCATGGCGTGGAAGATGTGGAGTTGCTGCTCGACTCCTGCCATGCGCTCATGAACCTGGGGGTCGACCGCTACAAGCGCCCGCCCAAGCTCTCCATGGCGAAGGAAAAGTTGCGTCAGGAGGAGCGCGAGGAGTACCTGCAAACCCAGGTCAACGACCTGTGGCGCACGCTGCCGGCCCACGACGTGCGCAGCGACGGCCGCAAGGAGCGGCGCTTCCCGGAAGAGCCGGAAGAGAACCTGCTCTATTTCATCGAGAAGAACGCGCCCCTGCTCGAACCCTGGCAGCGCGAGGTCGTGCGCATCGTGCGCAAGATCGCGCAGTACTTCTTCCCCCAGCGTCAGACGCAGGTCATGAACGAGGGTTGGGCAACCTACTGGCACTACACCCTGCTCAACACGCTGTACGACGAAGACCTGCTGGCCGACAGCTTCATGCTTGAGTTCCTGCAGTCGCACACCAACGTCGTCTATCAGCCGCCCTATAACGTGCGCTGGTACAACGGCATCAACCCCTATGCGCTCGGCTTCGCGATGTGGACCGACATCCGTCGCATCTGCGAACACCCGACGGACGAGGATCGCCAGTGGTTCCCCGATATCGCGGGCAGCGACTGGCGGGAAACCTTCGACTTCGCGATGCGCAATTTCAAGGACGAGAGCTTCGTTGCGCAATATCTGTCGCCAAAGGTCATGCGCGACTTCCGCATGTTTGCGATCTTCGACGACGAACGTGAAGACAAGCTCAAGGTTTCTGCCATCCACGACGATGCCGGCTTCCGCCATGTGCGCGAAATCCTGTCGGAGCACTATAACCTTGGCAGCCGAGAGCCCAACATCCAGGTCTGGAACGTCGACCTGCGTGGCGACCGCTCGCTCACCCTTCGCCACCAGCGCTGGCAGGGCCGGCCACTGGCCGAGAATGCGGAAGAGGTCGTGAAGCATATTGCCCGAC